One genomic segment of uncultured Desulfobacter sp. includes these proteins:
- a CDS encoding Fur family transcriptional regulator has protein sequence MKDDPNRFDTIICKLKDNGYKITPQRIAIVKILAKSVDHPSTETIYEQLKENFPTMSLATVYRNICVIKSLGEVLELGFPDGSNRYDGKKPHPHPHIICIKCGKIVDPDLDSLDDMKNEVAKETRFKILNHRLDFFGICSDCQAKEK, from the coding sequence TTGAAAGACGACCCAAACAGATTTGACACCATTATTTGCAAACTCAAAGATAACGGTTATAAGATAACGCCCCAGCGGATTGCCATCGTAAAAATCCTGGCAAAAAGCGTGGATCATCCCAGTACTGAAACCATATACGAGCAACTTAAAGAAAATTTTCCAACCATGAGTCTCGCAACTGTGTACAGAAATATCTGCGTTATCAAATCTCTTGGTGAGGTTCTTGAACTTGGTTTTCCCGACGGGTCCAACCGGTATGACGGAAAAAAACCCCATCCTCATCCCCATATTATTTGCATCAAGTGTGGCAAAATTGTTGACCCTGATCTGGACAGCCTGGATGATATGAAAAATGAGGTTGCCAAGGAAACCCGCTTTAAAATTTTGAATCATCGACTGGATTTTTTCGGTATTTGCAGTGATTGTCAGGCCAAAGAAAAATAA
- a CDS encoding cyclic nucleotide-binding domain-containing protein produces MKPNDRQNATGPPLEKYARYAHVLQKTKWAREFSWEHIKKICFYIDPVIAKPGAIVFKEGDTDKSLGIIVKGAIDIIKENTRVTTLTSSQTFGEMALIDGEPRSASGIAVKETVIFFMTQDNLIRLTQDDSQLGVQLLWKISKLISQRLRQTTGMLVDYMEED; encoded by the coding sequence ATGAAACCTAATGATCGGCAGAATGCAACAGGTCCGCCCCTGGAAAAATATGCCAGGTACGCCCATGTACTCCAGAAAACAAAATGGGCCAGGGAGTTCTCCTGGGAGCATATCAAAAAAATATGTTTCTATATTGATCCAGTGATTGCTAAACCGGGAGCCATTGTGTTCAAGGAAGGGGACACGGACAAAAGCCTGGGAATTATTGTCAAGGGCGCCATTGACATTATTAAGGAAAACACCCGGGTCACCACCCTGACCAGTTCCCAGACTTTTGGCGAAATGGCCTTGATTGACGGTGAACCACGATCTGCCTCCGGTATTGCCGTAAAAGAAACTGTAATTTTTTTCATGACACAAGACAATCTGATTCGCCTGACCCAGGACGATTCACAATTAGGGGTCCAACTGCTTTGGAAAATCTCCAAGCTTATCAGTCAGCGTTTACGCCAGACCACAGGGATGCTCGTGGATTATATGGAAGAAGATTAG
- a CDS encoding 16S rRNA (uracil(1498)-N(3))-methyltransferase yields MNLILLEDRDFISPDRVRLQDERCRHIIRVLGAKPGDTLVCGRKNAKMGTGLIVSIDRQSIEMELHLDQNPPAPLPLILVLALPRPKMLKRILQNLASLGVKEIFLINSRRVEKSFWGSSVLFGSDIQRHLDLGLCQARDTLAPRVHLKRFFSPFVKEELPELSRNKKKILAHPKAQSLCPSGLNSETVLVIGPEGGFIDLEVQTLVDNGFEPMTMGARILRVETAVTALVSRLFI; encoded by the coding sequence ATGAACCTTATACTACTGGAAGACCGGGATTTCATAAGCCCTGACCGGGTGCGGCTCCAGGATGAGCGGTGCCGACATATTATCCGGGTGCTTGGGGCAAAGCCGGGTGATACCCTTGTCTGCGGAAGAAAAAATGCAAAGATGGGCACAGGTCTAATCGTGTCAATAGACAGGCAGTCCATTGAAATGGAACTCCACCTTGACCAGAATCCGCCGGCTCCCTTGCCCCTGATCCTGGTGCTGGCTTTACCCCGTCCTAAGATGCTTAAACGAATACTTCAAAATCTTGCAAGTCTGGGCGTAAAAGAAATTTTTTTAATCAATTCCCGGCGGGTGGAGAAAAGTTTCTGGGGTTCAAGTGTATTATTTGGATCCGATATCCAGCGTCATCTTGACTTAGGCCTTTGCCAGGCCAGGGACACCCTTGCACCCCGGGTACACCTGAAACGTTTTTTTTCTCCTTTTGTTAAAGAGGAACTTCCGGAACTGAGCAGAAATAAAAAAAAAATTCTTGCCCATCCCAAAGCGCAATCACTCTGTCCATCTGGTCTGAATTCCGAGACAGTACTTGTGATCGGCCCGGAAGGCGGGTTTATTGATCTTGAAGTCCAGACCCTTGTGGACAACGGTTTTGAACCCATGACCATGGGGGCCCGGATTCTGCGGGTTGAAACTGCCGTAACTGCTTTGGTTTCCAGGCTTTTTATTTAA
- a CDS encoding porin, giving the protein MKKVIVVLAALALMASSAYAAEWNFYGSARLATFWVNEDIISGDSGDTQYTEYLQVNSRIGAKVKVSDELAGRFEYGASGGNANIRLLYGEWDFGNGKLLVGQDYTPLCWLWSNQVYGHDGDLLPHGAVYSHREAQIRLTFGSVKIAFINPDDTVNNNGKSGGVTYGGTTDVTIPAIEVGYTLDLDVVSLDFGAGYSTFEATVGGNEEDIDSYVLALGAQFDKAGFFMKGDVYYGQNAGNLIWISVDGDYKIDDGFAEYDTINGKFLDNECIGFMLVAGYKINDTFTVEAGYGYNQTDLDDNDEDESATYYINTTIHLAPGVFVVPEIGFLDGSEDGDTETIYYGMKWQINF; this is encoded by the coding sequence ATGAAAAAGGTTATTGTAGTTCTGGCAGCACTTGCTTTAATGGCGAGTTCTGCCTATGCAGCAGAGTGGAATTTTTATGGAAGTGCCCGTTTAGCTACCTTCTGGGTTAATGAAGACATCATTTCAGGCGATAGCGGCGATACACAATATACCGAATACCTTCAGGTTAACTCCCGTATCGGTGCAAAGGTTAAAGTATCTGATGAACTGGCCGGACGTTTTGAATATGGCGCTTCCGGTGGCAACGCCAATATCCGTTTGCTTTATGGTGAATGGGATTTTGGTAACGGTAAATTACTAGTGGGCCAGGATTATACGCCTCTATGCTGGCTATGGTCCAACCAGGTCTATGGTCATGATGGTGATCTGCTGCCACATGGTGCTGTCTATTCCCATCGCGAGGCTCAGATCCGCCTGACGTTTGGTAGCGTTAAAATTGCTTTTATTAACCCGGACGACACCGTAAACAACAATGGAAAATCCGGCGGAGTAACCTATGGCGGAACGACTGACGTCACAATTCCTGCCATTGAAGTCGGTTACACCCTTGACCTTGATGTGGTTTCCCTGGACTTCGGTGCCGGCTACAGTACTTTTGAAGCTACTGTTGGCGGAAACGAGGAAGACATTGATTCCTATGTTCTGGCGTTAGGTGCTCAGTTTGACAAAGCTGGTTTTTTTATGAAAGGTGATGTTTACTATGGTCAGAATGCCGGTAACTTAATCTGGATTTCTGTTGACGGCGACTATAAGATAGATGACGGTTTTGCTGAATACGATACCATTAATGGAAAATTTCTTGATAACGAATGCATTGGTTTCATGCTGGTTGCCGGTTATAAAATTAATGACACCTTTACCGTTGAAGCCGGTTACGGTTATAATCAAACCGACCTTGATGACAATGATGAAGATGAATCCGCCACATACTATATTAATACCACCATCCATCTGGCGCCCGGTGTGTTCGTTGTTCCTGAAATTGGTTTCTTGGACGGTAGTGAAGACGGTGACACTGAGACTATTTACTACGGCATGAAATGGCAGATCAACTTCTAA
- a CDS encoding inorganic pyrophosphatase Ppa, with translation MKINNFLELKDAFELEKYVRNMDFDKKNCCSFYGSPKKHPYGKERVILVADPFGEHTFYYDFKLKDILSIEEQPRITSPAGDSVSMVRLWVKKGSIGLQCTPFAVGRTIEMIKGL, from the coding sequence ATGAAGATTAATAATTTTCTTGAACTTAAAGATGCCTTTGAACTTGAAAAATATGTCAGAAACATGGATTTTGATAAAAAGAACTGCTGCTCATTTTATGGATCACCCAAAAAACATCCATATGGAAAAGAGCGCGTTATTCTGGTGGCAGATCCATTTGGGGAACACACCTTTTACTATGATTTTAAACTAAAAGACATCCTGTCAATAGAGGAGCAGCCCCGCATTACAAGTCCGGCAGGGGATTCGGTTTCCATGGTCCGGCTCTGGGTAAAAAAAGGCAGCATCGGGCTGCAGTGTACGCCGTTTGCTGTGGGACGAACAATTGAAATGATTAAAGGTCTTTAA
- a CDS encoding DUF3683 domain-containing protein, producing the protein MRDPFRKIPFNYTSAGDDQIIAHLFGNEILSTIHVLETLKGTGRSSRLLHRFMGDLFVIRRNAFLFQELVEHPMLRRRLFTEFEDDLLNIAAHAEHNEVRIVLDACRSSLRQLKDQISAVAKEQARVTRRLAPVIGKANICFDPFNITSHATDATDWRRYAPAAVLRPDREDQIPKLVKKLKNLGFHIIPRGGGTGLTGGATPLAPDCVMINTEKLNTIFPIEHRKTKDGRDYTVMPMDAGVITQDAKDTAAAQGYIFATDPTSAWACTIGGNLAENAGGKTAVLYGTAIDNVLSFRITMPDGHLLTVTRQDHPLRKIWYEDTLSFVVKNENGQVLKTIELTGADVRKKGLGKDVTNKVLGGLPGLQKEGCDGIITWAEFILYPEFAHKATCCIEFFGNDMTEAGKVITEICNRFDNSDPALMALEHFDEEYIKAIKYKTKRSVGDRLKAVLLIDMVSNDEAILNQGMRGIETILESYDKTGLSIARDRTEAARYWEDRKRLGAIAAHTNAFKLNEDIVLPIDSLADFVRFVDKTNVEEKKYTQVRIIQNILTYLETAIPLSDPQWLGKKVGRIKDIAYGIRKKLDIASRDALEAFIHTKNFHSQIQDHLHGYSLVLSNVERIYNDTLSRLIVIATHMHAGDGNVHVNIPVFSNDKEMLARAHMTADKVMAKAVALDGVVSGEHGIGVTKFKYLDQDQVNQFDAYRKQVDPNGLMNPGKLSEPDILNKVFTPSFNLLKLEAQILKHGSLSELAANISHCVRCGKCKPQCPVFYPARNMFFHPRNKNLALGALIEALLYITQRTQSTKFKVLKNIEQIADHCTICHKCLDKCPVNIDSGVISIKEREILKKRNFKHTPVSTKLTLGYLGTRNQALNPFIRTGLLTAGSSVQRAAVKFAKPISLIPALKETRPLQLLHAPVTQPGLTTLRAYLPPADRNQAILINPPGKIVSTVFYFPGCGSERMFSNISMATIFLLLSQGHQVVLPPPYMCCGYPLKVNARTKDAQKVSLENTIIMTQIRDMFHDLNFSGCIVSCGTCMESLSDQGITDLFDANLFDISGYLFENGLTTAESQAYLYHVPCHDSLKGTATAGLAKAGIDARAVPYCCSEAGTMALSRPDISYNMFLRKQDAVEQACQGLDTAKPKILTNCPSCVQGLGRQSQVTAVHMAVELARLTGGADWMKQFRALIKNMEIVTF; encoded by the coding sequence ATGCGAGATCCTTTTAGAAAAATACCGTTTAATTATACCTCGGCAGGGGACGACCAGATCATTGCACATTTGTTTGGCAATGAGATTTTAAGTACCATTCATGTCCTGGAAACACTCAAGGGCACAGGCCGCTCCTCCCGCCTTCTTCATCGTTTCATGGGGGACCTTTTTGTCATCCGCCGGAATGCTTTTCTGTTCCAGGAACTGGTGGAACACCCCATGCTGAGACGACGCCTGTTTACCGAATTTGAAGATGACCTTTTGAATATTGCCGCGCATGCCGAACACAACGAGGTTCGCATTGTGCTTGATGCCTGCAGATCGTCACTTCGGCAGCTTAAAGATCAGATCAGTGCCGTGGCAAAGGAGCAAGCCAGGGTAACACGGCGGCTCGCCCCTGTGATCGGCAAGGCCAACATATGCTTTGATCCCTTTAACATTACATCCCATGCCACGGACGCTACGGATTGGCGAAGATACGCCCCCGCAGCCGTGCTGCGACCTGACCGGGAAGACCAGATCCCCAAACTAGTCAAAAAATTAAAAAATTTGGGATTTCATATCATCCCCCGGGGCGGGGGGACCGGGCTGACCGGCGGGGCTACGCCCCTGGCACCGGACTGCGTTATGATCAATACGGAGAAATTGAACACAATTTTTCCCATTGAACATCGCAAAACAAAGGACGGCAGGGATTATACCGTGATGCCCATGGACGCCGGCGTCATCACCCAGGACGCCAAGGATACGGCGGCTGCCCAGGGTTATATTTTTGCCACAGATCCCACCTCTGCCTGGGCCTGTACCATTGGCGGCAATCTGGCGGAAAACGCCGGCGGCAAGACAGCCGTGCTCTATGGCACAGCCATTGACAATGTATTGTCTTTCAGGATCACCATGCCCGACGGCCACCTGCTTACAGTGACGCGCCAGGACCATCCCCTGCGTAAAATCTGGTACGAGGATACGCTTAGCTTTGTGGTCAAAAATGAAAACGGGCAAGTCCTTAAAACCATTGAGCTGACCGGGGCGGATGTCCGTAAAAAGGGCCTGGGCAAGGATGTTACAAATAAAGTCTTAGGCGGTCTGCCCGGGCTGCAGAAAGAAGGGTGTGATGGCATTATTACCTGGGCCGAATTTATCCTTTACCCTGAATTTGCACACAAGGCCACCTGCTGTATTGAATTTTTCGGCAATGACATGACCGAGGCAGGTAAGGTAATTACGGAAATTTGTAACCGGTTTGACAACAGTGATCCTGCGCTCATGGCTCTGGAACATTTTGACGAAGAATACATCAAGGCCATTAAATACAAAACCAAGCGGTCTGTGGGAGACAGGCTTAAAGCCGTATTGCTCATTGATATGGTTTCCAATGATGAAGCCATCCTTAACCAGGGTATGCGTGGTATAGAAACGATCCTGGAGTCCTATGACAAGACCGGACTATCCATCGCCCGAGACCGGACTGAAGCCGCCCGTTACTGGGAAGACCGAAAACGGCTGGGTGCCATTGCCGCCCATACCAATGCCTTCAAGCTCAACGAAGATATTGTTCTGCCCATTGACAGTCTGGCCGATTTTGTCAGGTTTGTTGACAAAACCAATGTTGAAGAGAAAAAATACACCCAGGTCCGGATTATCCAAAATATTTTGACATATCTGGAGACGGCCATTCCCCTTTCCGATCCCCAGTGGCTGGGAAAAAAGGTGGGCCGGATCAAGGATATTGCTTACGGCATCCGTAAAAAGCTGGACATTGCGTCCCGGGATGCCCTGGAAGCCTTTATTCACACCAAAAATTTTCACAGCCAGATCCAGGATCATCTGCATGGATACAGCCTTGTTCTCTCCAATGTGGAACGCATTTATAATGACACCCTGAGCCGCCTCATTGTTATTGCCACCCACATGCATGCGGGGGACGGTAACGTACATGTGAATATCCCGGTGTTTTCCAATGATAAGGAAATGCTTGCACGGGCCCATATGACCGCAGACAAGGTCATGGCAAAAGCTGTGGCCCTTGATGGTGTGGTCTCCGGCGAGCACGGTATCGGCGTCACTAAATTCAAATACCTGGATCAAGACCAGGTGAACCAATTTGATGCCTACCGCAAACAGGTGGACCCGAACGGATTGATGAACCCGGGTAAGCTTTCCGAGCCCGATATCCTGAACAAGGTATTCACCCCGTCGTTCAATCTTCTGAAACTTGAGGCTCAAATTCTCAAGCACGGATCTTTGTCTGAACTTGCCGCAAACATTTCCCATTGTGTTCGTTGTGGCAAATGCAAGCCCCAGTGTCCTGTGTTTTATCCGGCACGGAACATGTTTTTCCATCCCAGGAATAAAAACCTGGCCTTGGGCGCTTTGATCGAGGCGTTGCTTTACATTACCCAGCGGACCCAGTCCACAAAATTCAAGGTACTTAAAAACATTGAACAAATTGCTGATCACTGCACTATCTGCCACAAGTGCCTTGACAAGTGTCCGGTAAATATTGATTCCGGTGTTATTTCCATTAAGGAACGTGAAATTCTTAAAAAAAGGAATTTCAAGCATACACCGGTATCCACAAAATTAACCCTTGGTTATCTGGGTACCCGGAACCAGGCACTGAACCCATTCATTCGTACAGGGCTGTTGACAGCCGGCAGTTCTGTTCAGCGTGCGGCGGTGAAATTTGCAAAACCCATCTCTTTAATACCGGCGTTAAAGGAGACAAGACCGCTGCAGTTGCTACACGCGCCGGTTACTCAACCAGGACTGACAACGCTTCGGGCCTATCTGCCCCCTGCGGATAGAAACCAGGCCATTTTAATAAATCCTCCTGGAAAAATTGTTTCCACGGTGTTTTATTTTCCAGGATGCGGCAGTGAGCGCATGTTTTCCAATATCTCAATGGCAACCATTTTTCTGCTGCTTTCCCAGGGACACCAGGTGGTATTGCCGCCGCCATACATGTGCTGCGGGTACCCTTTGAAGGTTAATGCGCGGACCAAGGATGCCCAAAAGGTCTCTCTTGAGAATACCATTATCATGACCCAGATTCGGGATATGTTCCATGACCTTAATTTTTCCGGCTGCATTGTCTCCTGCGGCACCTGCATGGAATCTTTGTCCGATCAGGGCATAACAGACCTGTTTGATGCAAATCTTTTTGATATCTCGGGATATTTGTTTGAAAATGGACTGACAACAGCCGAATCCCAAGCATACCTTTACCATGTCCCCTGCCATGACAGTTTGAAAGGCACGGCAACGGCAGGGCTGGCCAAAGCAGGCATTGACGCCCGGGCCGTGCCTTACTGCTGTTCCGAAGCCGGAACTATGGCTCTGTCCCGGCCGGATATCAGTTACAACATGTTTTTAAGGAAGCAGGATGCCGTTGAACAGGCGTGCCAGGGCCTTGATACCGCAAAGCCAAAGATATTGACCAATTGCCCTTCCTGTGTCCAGGGTTTAGGCCGCCAGAGCCAGGTAACTGCCGTGCATATGGCTGTGGAACTGGCACGGCTTACAGGCGGCGCCGATTGGATGAAACAATTCCGGGCATTGATCAAAAACATGGAAATCGTTACCTTTTGA
- a CDS encoding rhodanese-like domain-containing protein → MIEDDEFKEISFEEFEQYRAANKETEFIVVDVRQEGEYTDGHVPGAKLIPLNTLDDHLSEFDLNKDLFFYCRSGARSEVAGIMAAESGRDPQKTYNITGGFLSYQGHALEGFPRLQVFDYQGSDDKLLYQAMELEKAAERFYETILSIAPDEKFTAPLEQLAKAEIAHARTIYSYWKKIVENPLPFENLYGSLKGNILEGGQPLSEVTAALYANKEIAWIDLIEMALSIEIQAYDLYRNMADRQGQGRTQDAFFSIAQMEKSHMKLLAKMLGDDSI, encoded by the coding sequence ATGATCGAAGATGACGAATTTAAAGAGATTTCATTTGAGGAATTTGAGCAGTACCGCGCGGCAAACAAAGAAACTGAGTTTATAGTGGTTGATGTCCGGCAGGAAGGTGAATATACAGACGGGCATGTTCCTGGAGCTAAACTAATTCCATTAAACACCCTGGACGATCATCTATCAGAATTTGATTTGAACAAAGATTTATTTTTTTACTGTCGTAGTGGTGCCCGATCGGAAGTGGCCGGCATTATGGCAGCAGAAAGCGGCAGGGACCCACAGAAAACCTACAATATCACCGGCGGATTTCTTTCTTATCAGGGCCATGCCCTAGAAGGATTTCCCCGGCTGCAGGTTTTTGACTATCAAGGAAGCGATGACAAACTGCTTTACCAGGCAATGGAACTGGAAAAAGCTGCAGAACGGTTCTATGAAACCATTCTCTCCATTGCACCGGATGAAAAATTCACAGCCCCCCTTGAACAGCTGGCAAAGGCGGAAATCGCCCATGCCCGCACTATTTATTCATACTGGAAGAAAATCGTTGAGAACCCGCTACCCTTTGAGAACCTTTATGGATCTCTCAAAGGGAATATTCTTGAAGGTGGACAGCCCCTTTCAGAGGTGACAGCTGCGTTGTACGCAAACAAAGAAATTGCATGGATAGATCTTATCGAGATGGCCTTGAGCATTGAAATCCAGGCCTATGATCTTTACCGCAACATGGCAGACCGCCAGGGGCAGGGTAGGACACAAGACGCTTTTTTTTCCATTGCCCAAATGGAGAAATCACATATGAAGCTATTGGCTAAAATGCTCGGAGATGATTCGATTTGA
- the katG gene encoding catalase/peroxidase HPI, translated as MNEKGKCPVTGKSAGDLTAKGKSNRDWWPNQLNLKILHQHDRKSNPMGDLFDYKAAFKSLDLSAVKKDLIDLMRDSQEWWPADYGHYGPLFIRMAWHSAGTYRTMDGRGGGGTGNQRLAPLNSWPDNVNLDKARRLLWPVKKKYGNKISWADLMVLAGNCAIESMGLKPFGFGGGREDVWEPEEDIYWGAEEEWLATSDQPKSRYSGDRDLENPLAAVQMGLIYVNPEGPDGNPDPVASGIDVRETFARMAMNDEETVALVAGGHTFGKCHGAGDAALVGPEPEAAPLEEMGLGWKCSHGSGKGGDTIGSGIEGAWKPNPTQWDMGYFKVLFKYEWELVKSPAGANQWLAKDVEDEDMVVDAHDPSKKHRPMMTTADLSLRFDSIYEPISRHFMANPEAFADAFARAWFKLTHRDMGPKTRYLGPDVPQEDLIWQDPVPQADHELVDANDITQLKQNILGTGLTVSQLVSTAWASASTFRGSDKRGGANGARIRLAPQNAWAVNAPDQLTDILNTLEGVQQAFNNSRTDGKKVSLADLIVLAGCAGVEKAAADAGFDVTVPFSPGRTDASAEQTDIDSFDVLEPIADGFRNYLKKRYAVPAEELLLDKAQLLTLTAPEMTVLVGGLRTLDANFKQVQHGVLTQRPGILTNDFFVNLLDMATVWKPSADDDTVFEGRDRTSGELKWTGTRVDLVFGSNSQLRALCEVYAGEDAKEKFITDFIAAWDKVMNLDRFDLA; from the coding sequence ATGAATGAAAAAGGAAAATGCCCGGTTACCGGTAAAAGCGCAGGAGACTTGACAGCCAAGGGAAAGTCCAATCGTGACTGGTGGCCTAATCAATTAAATTTGAAAATACTTCACCAGCATGACCGGAAAAGCAATCCCATGGGGGATTTGTTTGACTATAAGGCCGCATTTAAAAGTCTTGATCTTTCAGCCGTAAAAAAGGACCTGATTGATCTAATGCGCGATTCCCAGGAGTGGTGGCCGGCAGATTACGGCCATTATGGCCCGTTGTTCATCCGGATGGCCTGGCACAGCGCCGGTACCTATCGTACCATGGATGGCCGGGGCGGGGGAGGCACCGGCAACCAGCGGCTTGCCCCGTTGAACTCCTGGCCGGATAACGTAAACCTTGATAAGGCCCGAAGACTTTTGTGGCCCGTTAAAAAGAAATACGGCAACAAAATTTCCTGGGCCGATCTTATGGTGCTCGCCGGGAACTGCGCCATTGAATCCATGGGGCTTAAACCCTTTGGCTTCGGCGGTGGCAGAGAAGACGTGTGGGAACCCGAAGAGGATATCTACTGGGGGGCAGAAGAAGAGTGGCTGGCAACCAGCGATCAGCCTAAAAGCCGATATTCCGGGGATCGTGATCTTGAAAATCCTTTAGCTGCGGTACAGATGGGTTTAATTTATGTAAATCCGGAAGGGCCGGATGGCAATCCGGATCCGGTGGCATCCGGTATTGATGTACGGGAAACCTTTGCCCGGATGGCCATGAACGACGAAGAAACAGTCGCTCTGGTGGCCGGGGGCCACACGTTCGGTAAATGCCATGGCGCCGGCGATGCGGCTCTGGTCGGACCTGAACCCGAGGCGGCCCCGCTTGAAGAAATGGGGCTGGGTTGGAAATGCAGCCACGGCAGCGGCAAGGGCGGCGACACCATCGGCAGCGGTATCGAAGGTGCCTGGAAACCCAATCCCACCCAATGGGACATGGGATATTTCAAGGTGCTGTTTAAATATGAGTGGGAACTGGTCAAAAGCCCAGCCGGTGCCAACCAGTGGCTGGCAAAGGATGTTGAGGATGAAGATATGGTTGTGGATGCCCACGATCCATCCAAAAAGCATCGCCCCATGATGACCACCGCTGACCTGTCCCTGCGCTTTGATTCGATTTACGAACCCATTTCCCGGCATTTTATGGCGAACCCGGAGGCGTTTGCCGATGCCTTTGCCCGGGCATGGTTTAAGCTGACCCATCGTGATATGGGGCCCAAGACCCGGTATCTTGGCCCTGATGTTCCCCAGGAAGATCTGATCTGGCAGGATCCGGTACCCCAGGCAGACCATGAACTTGTTGACGCCAATGATATTACCCAACTCAAACAAAATATCTTGGGCACGGGACTGACTGTTTCCCAGCTGGTCTCTACAGCATGGGCGTCTGCATCAACATTTCGCGGCTCGGACAAACGTGGCGGAGCTAACGGAGCACGCATCCGTTTAGCCCCCCAGAATGCCTGGGCAGTGAATGCGCCGGATCAACTCACTGATATTCTTAACACCCTTGAAGGGGTTCAGCAGGCGTTTAACAATAGCCGGACCGACGGAAAAAAGGTGTCCCTGGCGGATTTGATTGTGCTGGCCGGATGTGCCGGTGTTGAAAAGGCAGCGGCTGATGCCGGATTTGACGTGACAGTGCCATTTTCCCCGGGGCGCACGGATGCATCAGCAGAGCAGACCGATATTGATTCCTTTGACGTACTTGAACCCATAGCCGACGGGTTCCGCAACTATCTTAAAAAAAGATATGCGGTTCCGGCCGAGGAGCTGCTGTTGGATAAAGCCCAATTGCTGACATTGACCGCTCCGGAGATGACTGTACTTGTCGGCGGATTACGCACCCTTGATGCCAATTTCAAACAAGTGCAGCACGGCGTTTTGACCCAGCGTCCGGGCATTTTGACCAATGATTTTTTTGTCAATCTATTGGATATGGCAACGGTCTGGAAACCCAGTGCAGATGACGATACGGTGTTTGAAGGCCGTGACCGGACAAGCGGTGAATTGAAATGGACCGGCACCCGTGTGGATCTTGTATTTGGTTCAAACTCCCAGCTTCGGGCGCTTTGCGAAGTTTACGCCGGCGAGGATGCCAAGGAAAAATTTATAACTGATTTTATTGCGGCTTGGGATAAGGTCATGAATCTTGACCGGTTTGATCTTGCTTGA